A DNA window from Candidatus Saccharibacteria bacterium oral taxon 955 contains the following coding sequences:
- a CDS encoding KH domain-containing protein — translation MNKQQSIEFARTFLQDIISFFGENIDVEADVEGDVIELYVESSDSNSILIGRNAETLRSLQYLVSTALRNKDASLTRVNVDIADYKKQREEKIAEKARGWIEEVRATGNSHIARINAADRRIVHRVASEYSDIRTYSEGEGRDRHIIIAQASA, via the coding sequence ATGAATAAACAGCAGTCAATTGAGTTTGCGAGGACATTCCTTCAGGATATAATCTCGTTTTTTGGTGAGAATATTGATGTAGAGGCCGATGTCGAGGGAGATGTTATTGAGCTTTATGTAGAGTCGTCAGATTCAAACAGTATTCTGATTGGTCGTAATGCCGAAACATTGCGAAGTCTACAGTATTTAGTGTCAACAGCGCTTCGCAACAAAGACGCATCGTTAACTCGGGTAAATGTCGATATCGCTGACTATAAAAAACAGCGAGAAGAAAAGATTGCCGAAAAAGCTCGTGGATGGATCGAAGAGGTTCGAGCAACTGGTAATAGCCACATAGCACGCATCAATGCTGCTGATCGACGAATTGTTCATCGTGTCGCCAGTGAATATAGCGACATACGCACTTACTCAGAGGGGGAGGGGCGAGACCGGCATATCATTATTGCTCAGGCAAGCGCTTAG